In the genome of Epinephelus lanceolatus isolate andai-2023 chromosome 18, ASM4190304v1, whole genome shotgun sequence, one region contains:
- the LOC117268147 gene encoding charged multivesicular body protein 6-like, whose protein sequence is MGNVFGRKSRPSRVTEQDKAILQLKQQRDKLKQYQKRITLQLEKERLLAKQLLKDGRKEKALLLLKKKRYQDQLLDKTENQISNLERMVQDIEFMQIEMKVIEGLKVGNDCLKSMHEIMSIEDVERILDETQESIEYQRQIDEMLAGVLTQEDEDAVLAELEAITQGEDVALPEVPTEPLPKVPEVAKAEPERREAKNKPDREMLAA, encoded by the exons ATGGGAAACGTTTTTGGGAGAAAGAGCCGACCTTCACGTGTAACGGAACAAGACAAAGCCATTTTG caattGAAGCAGCAGAGAGATAAGCTGAAACAGTACCAAAAGAGGATCACCCTACAGCTGGAGAAAGAGCGACTCCTTGCAAAGCAGTTGCTAAAAGATGGCAGGAAAGA AAAAGCACTGCTGCTTCTTAAGAAGAAACGATATCAGGATCAGCTGCTAGACAAGACTGAAAATCAGATTTCAAACCTAGAGCGCATG GTTCAAGACATTGAGTTCATGCAAATTGAGATGAAAGTCATCGAGGGGCTTAAGGTTGGCAACGATTGTCTGAAGAGCATGCACGAG ATCATGTCAATTGAAGATGTGGAGAGAATCCTGGATGAGACCCAGGAATCAATTGAATATCAAAGG CAAATAGATGAAATGCTGGCTGGAGTCCTGACGCAGGAGGATGAGGACGCTGTTCTAGCAGAGCTGGAAGCTATCACTCAG GGAGAAGATGTAGCACTTCCAGAGGTCCCCACTGAGCCACTACCCAAGGTCCCGGAGGTGGCAAAAGCTGAACCAG agAGAAGAGAAGCAAAGAACAAGCCAGACAGGGAGATGTTGGCAGCCTGA